From the Excalfactoria chinensis isolate bCotChi1 chromosome 1, bCotChi1.hap2, whole genome shotgun sequence genome, one window contains:
- the CGGBP1 gene encoding CGG triplet repeat-binding protein 1, whose translation MERFGVKSTPSRNRSKTALYVTPQDRVTEFGSELHEDGGKLFCTSCNVVLNHVRKSAINDHLKSKTHTKRKAEFEEQNVRKKQRTLTASLQCNSTAQTEKTSVIQDFVKMCLEANIPLEKADHPSVRAFLSRYVKNGSSIPKSEQLRKAYLPDGYDNENQLINTEDR comes from the coding sequence ATGGAACGGTTTGGAGTGAAGTCCACTCCGTCACGTAACCGCTCGAAGACTGCCTTGTATGTAACTCCTCAGGATCGGGTAACTGAGTTTGGCAGCGAGCTGCATGAAGACGGCGGAAAACTCTTTTGCACTTCCTGCAACGTGGTTCTGAATCACGTCCGCAAATCGGCAATCAATGACCACCTCAAGTCAAAAACACATACAAAGCGGAAGGCGGAGTTTGAAGAACAGAACGtcaggaagaagcagaggaCTCTGACTGCCTCCCTTCAGTGCAACAGCACTGCTCAGACAGAGAAAACCAGCGTCATCCAGGACTTTGTGAAAATGTGCCTGGAAGCTAATATTCCGCTTGAGAAGGCTGATCATCCTTCTGTGCGAGCCTTCCTGTCTCGCTATGTCAAGAACGGAAGTTCGATACCTAAGTCAGAGCAGCTAAGGAAAGCATACCTGCCCGATGGGTATGACAATGAGAACCAACTCATCAATACTGAAGATCGCTGA